DNA sequence from the Parachlamydia acanthamoebae genome:
GAAAGATCCGCTTATTGATTCAAATGCTATTAAAAGAGCTTTAAAGCTTGTGGAAGAAATTATAAAGCCCCAGAAATGCATTGAAAAAGTTAAGCAGATTAACCAACTAAAACTTGATATTTTGATATTAATGGTATTTGCTGAAGATCCAGCAAAATTTGTGAAATATCTAGCAAGGCAAAATTCGATTATAGATCCAAGTGTTATTAAAAGAGCTATAATGCTTGTTGAAGAGGTTAAAGAGCTTCAGATTAAATGCATTGAAAAAGTCCAGCAAAACAAACAACTAAAACGTGATGATTTGGTCTTAAGGGTGTCGAATGAAATTTTGAGACAATATAAGATTTCTAATGCTCTCGGTGTAATTTGGCCTAGTTTAGCTGATCACGTGCAAGAAGCGATTTTTAAAAATGAAGAAGCCTTAGCGGCAACGGAAGCCGCTTTAGCAGCTGGAAGAGAACGACGACGTCAACTATCATCTGCACGACGTGAATTAAATTTTTCCTAAAATTCAAGGAAGATGGGGAATTGTTTTTTTTTGGGAAAATCGATTATAATAAAATTAAGTAATTGTAATTAAACGGGTTATGAAATCAATCAAAAAAGAATAAAAAAATAGACGAATAAATAAAATTTTTTCGATATAGAAAATGAGGAGAAGGTAACGGTCATAGCAACTGAGAAATCGGAGAATGTTGTGATGCAAAATTACACGATGGTGATGTTTGGCGAGGCAGAGAAAGGTGAATTTCGAACAGCTTACTACTGTAAGACGCTTTCTCACTTAGTCGACTATTTTGGCAACCCTCCGCCAGAAAGCAGAGGATTGCATTTTGCTGTACAAGCTTTACTATATCAGCGCGATCTTGTCTTCTTTCGTGTCAAAGAAGAGGGATTTAGCTTTCAAGATTACATAGAGGGTCTTCACCTACTAGAAAATCAAAGATCCATTGAACAAATAGATGCGATTGGGATTCCAGGTGTAGGAGATTCTGAAATTATTCATGCCTTGACTCCCTTATGCAAAATTTATCACAGCATCCTCGTGCTGACTGAAGCAGATTTATGCGACTATCTATTAGATAGTCCCACATCAAGAGCGTGATTAAGCTTGGAAAGCGAAGTATTTTTCGAGTCCTTCGGGTGTTGGGAGCATACTCTTTTTGCCAACTTGCCAGTTTGCTGGGCAAACTTCCCCATGCTGCTCAAAGTTAAGCAAAGCATCTAGTATACGGATGGCTTCTTCAACTGAGCGACCGAGAGGGAGATCGTTCACAACTTGGTGACGGACAGTTCCTTCCGTATCGATTAAAAATAGACCGCGGTATGCAATCCCTTCGGCTTCGATGAGAACGTCATAGTCTCTAGCGATAGACTTATTAATATCGGAAACGATCGGATAGGTAATTCCCTCTATTCCGCCTTTGGATTTTGGTGTATTAATCCAGGCGTAGTGTGAATAAGGACTGTCAACTGAACATCCAATCACTTGGGTGTTTCTTTTTTCAAATTCAGCTAGTTTTTCTTGAAAAGCATGTAATTCTGTTGGGCAAACGAATGTAAAATCCAATGGATAGAAAAAAAGCACAACATTCTTTCCTCGATATTGAGAGAGAGAAAAATCTTGCACAATTTTGTTTTCGACAACTGCTTTTGCGATAAAATCAGGGGCCTTTTTTCCAACTAATACTCCCATAAAATATCTCCTTTTTGTGAGCAATAATAGAAAATTGTAGAGTTGAAACTAATGATCAAATAACTTTCTTGCATCTGGCAACCAAGACTCTGCACCAATGGTTGTCTCAGGGCCGTGGCCTGGATAGACCCGCGTTATCGCAGGTAATTTGGTTAGCTTATCCAAAGAATCCCACATCTTTTCTGGTTGGCTAGTGGGAAATGAAAGATTGCCTATGGTGCCTTGAAATAAAGTATCCCCAGAAAATAAAAGATGCTCTTGAGGACAATAAAAACAAATGCTTCCAGGAGAATGCCCTGGTGTGTGGATCACTGTAAAAGTGAGTTCTCCAATTTTTAGAAGCTGACCTTCATGCAAAAGCTGATCGGGGATGACGCCTGCAAAAGAAACCCAACAAGGAAGGCCATCGGATCCCGGTTTTTCAAGATTTGGAACATCTAATGGATGAATTGCAACGGGAATATGATATTGATTTGAAAGGAGAGAAACTTCGGCGATGTGATCCCAATGAGAATGTGTCAATAAAATGGAGGTGGGGGTCAGCTTCCGAGAAGTCAGGTAGCTTGCGATAACTTTAGCGCTGCCGACTCCTGGATCTATAATAGCTGCTTGATGCGTTTGTGGGCAACCCACGACATAAGCATTTGTTTCAAAAGGGCCAGTAGGAAATGCTGAAATAATCATTGCACTGGAGAGGACTTGAACCTCTAACCGCCCGGTTCGTAGCCGGGTACTCTATCCGATTGAGCTACCAGTGCAGAAAAAAGACAAGTTTGCAGAATAAATGTGTTTTTTTCAAGAGAAAACAATCAAAATTCTGAAAAACTTATCTACTTGTTTATCCTCCCCAGGAAGGATAGTGCTTTTCACCTTCGCTAGCACCCACTTTTGTTGGTTTGGAATTTTGCAACCCGACCAGATAAAGGCAGTTGGATTGACTATCGGTGCAATTGTAAATCAGCATTTTGCTATTTGGAGACCATGAGGGATTTTCCTTATGCCCACTTCCAAATGTGATTTGTTTTTCTTCTTGCTTACGCAAATCGTATACCCAAATTTGGCGTGTACCTTGCGTCAATGAAGAGTAGGCGATTTTTGTTCCATCAGGGGACCAAGAAGGAGCCGTGCTTTCTCGTGAATATTTGGTAATGAGTTTAGGTTTAATATCTTTTAAAAGCACATTTTCTTTGGGGATGTCTAGAATATAAACGCGAGGAGAGCCGTCTTTGTTCGAGGCAAAAGCGAGTTTTTTTCCATCTGGGCTAAACGTTGGGGTTCCTTGTACGGATTGCCCGCAGGAAAAAATTTGGCGAGGTTTTCCCTCCGCTCCTTTTTCAATAGAAAATGGCTGAATAAATAAGTCAGGGTTACCACCCACATCGCAAATAAATGCAATTTGATCTCTTTGAGGAGAGACTGTGGGCATTAATTGATTGCCACGCACGTAATTGAGGCGGCGACCAATTCCTTCATTGACCTGCGCCACATAAATTTTTGGCTGTCCGTTTTTATAGGATGTATAAATCATACTGCCGCTTGAAAATCCTGGTTTAGCAGGAATGTAGCTTGGTGTGACGCAATAGCCCACCGTTTTATGTGTCGTGAGTTTTCTGGGATTGTAGCCATCATAATCCGCTTCCCAAATTTCGGAGATCCACTTCTTTTCTTGTGTTGAGCGATCGGGGGTTTTCACTGTATAGAGAACTCGAGATGTCGCAATTCCTGGTTGATGGAAAAGCGCTTTATAAAGCGTATCCGCAATTTGATGCATCACTTTGCGATCATCATTTAGGTTACCGCTAAGGGCAAGCCCTTCAAATCGTTTAATTGCATGCGAATCTTTTAGCGCGATCTCACCCGAGAGGTGTTGTTGATTTAAAAAAAGCTTAATAATCCCTTGAAAAGGGAGGTTTTGCCATTGCTCTTCCGTGAATTGAAGGGGATTTTTTGTTAAAGCATTCCATTTTTTTTCAGAGGAGCAGACATAAGTCATCCCATTGTGGTTCAGGTCAAATTGTAAAATAGAGGTCAGCTTTTTAACATAGGCAGCTTCTAAATGAGACATTTCTGAATGGGTTTCAGCTACATAAATCGGAACAAGCTGATCATCCATATTAAGACGAACAACAAGATTTTTTTCTTCTTCAAATGCGATGGCCATTTGGAAGGTCAAAAGACTGAATAAAAAGAGGTAAAAAGATGTGTGCTTTAGCGACATGGAAAATTCTCATGGTTAAAGGGGTAAGGCATCATGACTTAAGGTCATGGAACATGTATAGGTTTGCTGTGTTGGAAAGTGGGCTTGCCAACTTGGAAAACTTAGGTTTGGAATAGACTTTTCAATTAACTCTCTATTCAGGCGGCTTTCCGCATAGGCGATCGTCAATTGGGTCACTTTTCCTAGACGATTTAAGGTTAACTTAATTTTTACATCTCCTGGTTCAACTAAATGGAGATTTTTTTTTAGAAAATAGGCCAATTTTTCGTGGTATTGAACCTCACTAGATCTATTTTCAGCATTTTGCGCATCGTCTAGGCGATCGATACTTAAGCTTTCGATTTTGCCAAGCGAAAGAGTTCCTTCCGAAATTGCCTTAACTTTATCATTTTTTAGCTGAATTTTTGCAATACTTTCTCGTGCAGCAAGCAGAAGATTTTCTTTTTTCTTTGCCGCAAGATCCTGTGTCGAATTTTCCTTTGATGATGGAGAAACTTCAGATTGAGGAGCGGGGGATTTTTTTGTCACATCGGTTGTATTTTTTTTAGGGGGATTTTTCGGCTTATTTTCTGTCTTAGGAGGAGATTTTTTGGGATTTTCAACCACGGGCTTTTCTTTTGGTTTTGGAGCTATGGCTATCTCTTTTGGAGCTTCTTGAACAGGCTTCTTTTCCTTCGCCTTAGGCGAAAGTGTTATATCTTTTTTTGGTTTAGAAACAGCTATTTCTTTTGGAGCTGGAATAGGCTTAACAATTTTTGCAGCAGTGGCGTTCGAGCGAGGAGAAAGAGAAATCGTTTGCACTGCCATGGGTTTAGGGGTGACAAATTGAACGATAGGTGAGCCAAAACCGTAGTAAGCCATTGTCATGAATAAAACATGAAAGAGTGTTACTCCTATGGCGATAGAGAAAAAAAGAGCATTTTTTGACAAAGATACACGCATAGCACTTAAGAGGGGTTAAGGATCACATCCATTTTAGCAAATCCAGCTTCTTCAGCCGCGTTTTTTACTTGTTGATAGGTTCCAAAATAAGCAGATTGATCATGAAATAATTGAGGGGATGCATCTGGAAAAGCTTGTTTTTGTCGAAGAAGTAGAGTTGGCAAATCAACCAGCGAAACTAATTCTTTATTTAAGAAAACAGTGTTGTCTCTTTTGACATGAATGTGAATAGGGCTATTTGCTTGAACAGAGGAGACATCCTTGGAGGCTTGTGAAGCATGGGCCAGCTCAATTTGTTCCATCTCAACAAGTGGAGCAATAATGATAAACATAATTAAAATGACAAAAACCACGTCAATCAAAGGTGTTAGATTGATCACAGGTTCTTCTATGGTTGACTTCGCGTATCTTCTTCTAAAACTTCCCATAATCAACTCTTTATTGTGTATCTACGCGGCGATATTGCATCTCGACTGATGCTAGGATTTCATTTGCAAAACCCTCTAATTGCATTTCGAAGTCGTGGAAGCGATTCTTTAAGTAGTTGTATCCCACGAGAGCCGGAATAGCATCAATTAATCCTAAAACGGTTGTGGCGAGAGCCATGGAGAGGCCTCCTAAAACCATTTGATGTGTACCGGCCGCATTTCCATGGAGTTCAGAAAAAGTCATGAGAATTCCCCACACAGTCCCCAATAATCCAAGAAACGGTGCAAGACTAACGATGGTGGAAAGAAAAAAAAGATTTTTTTCCAGCTGCTTAATTTGCTGCGTGACTTCTGAAAAGACATGATTTTCGATAAAAGCGAGGTCGGCCTTCGAAAGATAGGAACTCGCGTTTTCTTGGGCTGCAAAACGTCGATTTTTGTTTAAAATTTCCAATGTGTATTTTTTCATCGTACTATACAGGGAATAAAAAGGGTTTTCAGAAATTCCGTTATATTCGATGTTTAAGGGGCTATACTTATTGCTTTGGAATAGTTGATAAAAATTTGAGGCGGAAGATTCTGCCGTTCTTGCTTGCAAAACTTTAAAAAGGATGATAATCCAGCTGATAATTGATAAGAGGATTAATGCAATAAAAATGCCTTTTCCCAGAGTGTCAGAATTGATAAAAGCGTTAAAGAAAGGATTGCTATTAGATAATAATTTCTTTACAAACATTTGGATATCCCTTATAATTAACGTTTTCTTACTGGAAACAAAGAATTTGTATTTCTTATAGCATATCCTTTGAGGATTAATAAACAGAGATAAAATCGAATTACATCGATTAAATATCTCAAAGAACATGATAGAAGGGTTTAATAATCGATTAGCTAAGTATTTGTCAAGATGCTTAAAAGAGCTGGGAAATCACAGCGTATCAACTAAGTATCAGAGAGAGGGAAAGGTGATCGAGCAATAACGGAGGTGTGGCTTGCTTAATTCCACGTTTGTAAACAGAATAAAAGACAAAGGCAGAATTTTATTTTTATTGTGCTTGTTCTTTATGATTCCTGGGTTCTCTCTTTACAGCGATGCGGTTCCAGAATCCTCACCCGTTAAGATTGAGCTGATCTACGATCAATCCTCTCTTCAAGCGGATGTTCCTTTTTGGGTTGGTATTCGTTTGCAGCATCAAGAAGGTTGTCACTCATATTGGAAAAATCCAGGAGACGCAGGTTTTGCAACTCACATTGACTGGAATCTTCCACAAAATATTCAAGCGGGTGAAATCGAATGGCCAATTCCTCAAAAATTCAGTTCAAACTCCACAGTTGGAATGGGATATGAAGGGGACATTTTGCTTTTGACAAAAATGACTCCTACTAAAGAATTTGCGGGGGGAAATGTCGAAGTAAAGGCCGTTATTCATTGGTTGGTTTGCTCGGATGCCAATTGCATGCCAGGAGAAACTGAAGTGACTTTAACACTCCCTGTACATCCTAATTCTCAAAGTAACATGTGGAAAGAGATGGTTTCTTCCGCAGTAGAAAAATTGCCTACAAATCATGAAAAGATCCGCGCTGTCAGAAAAGATGGGCTGATTGTGATTCACTTGTCTGGAGTTGACCAAATCGCTTCTCCGACATCTGCATTTTTTCCTGAAACAGCGGAATTAGTGGATCTTAAAAAAGAACCAATCGCGACTTCAACAAGCAATTCAGCAGGTGAATATCTCATTACAATGGCGGAAGGATCCTCTGCAAGTGATCGTTTAAAAGGTGTGTTATTACTTCATAATGTGAGCGAGAGTGAGCCTATTGCATTAAACATCGACCTGCCTATTCATGGTGATGAAAAGGCTCTCATTGGATTTGTGGACCCTCAAGACTTAAAAAAGGCTGTTGTATTAGGCAATCAATCCAATGATGAGATAGCATCTACTGGCTCAGAATTTGAAGGAGGATTGGGATTAGCGTTATTATTCGCCTTTGTTGGGGGGATGATTTTAAATCTGATGCCATGCGTTCTTCCTGTGATATCCTTTAAAGTTTTAAGCTTTGTCAAAATGTCCGGGCAAAATCGACTGCTGGTATTGAAGCATGGAATGATGTTTACACTCGGTGTTTTGGTTTCCTTTTGGGCCTTAGCGATTGCCATGTTAGTCTTACAAGTCTACGGAAAATCGGTTGGTTGGGGATTTCAGCTTCAAGAACCCATTTTTGTGGTGATTTTAGCGACAGGATTAATGATCTTTGCGTTAAGCTTGTTTGGAATTTTCGAATTTGGAACATTTTTCGCTTCTCTTGCAGGGCAGGCCCAGGCAAACCCAGGGACGAAAAAAGAAGGGCTGAGCGGATCCTTTTTCAGTGGTGTATTAGCGACAGCTGTGGCAACTCCATGCACAGGACCTTTTCTTGGTTCAGCTATTGGCTTTGCAGTGACACTTCCACCTGTTTACGCTCTTCTTGTCTTTACATGCTTAGGTTTAGGAATGGCTTTTCCATATCTTCTGCTTTCATTCTTTCCTAGCTTACTTGCGTTTTTACCAAAGCCAGGAAATTGGATGGTGACATTCAAAGAATTGATGGGCTTTATGATGATGGCAACCGTTTTATGGTTGCTGTGGGTCTACTCAGCTCAAACAAGCAGCATGGCCTTGCTGATGGTGCTCTTCGCCTTCTTGCTCATCACCCTTGGTTTTTGGGCATATGGTCGCTGGGGCACGCTCATTAATTCTAAAAGAACACGTTTCTTAAGTGGTGCATTTGCTTTAACGTGCTTGATGGTTGGTTGTTATACCGTGTATTTATCCGCAAGCTTACCGCCTGAAACGTCTATCGCTTCTTATGAAAAAGGGGAATGGGAACCGTTTTCAGCGGAAAGAGTGGCTGAATTGCAAAAACAAGGTGTTCCTGTATTCATTGACTTTACAGCAAAATGGTGCTTAATCTGCCAAACAAACCATCTTGTTCTATCGATGGAAAAAGTGGAAAATAAATTCCAGGAACTTGGAGTGGTCAAAATGAAAGCGGATTGGACAAGCAACGACGAAGAAATCACAAAAGTTTTGCGACAGTTTGGTCGAAATGGCGTTCCTCTTTACTTATTGTATGGAGCCTCTGAGGGATCGCCAACGATTCTTCCGCAAGTTTTGACACCTGATGTTGTGATTGAACATCTAAGCGCTGTTGAAGGCGATCTTAAAAAGATTGCCTCTTCTGAAGGAGACTCCCTTGAAAGTAATCACTAATGAGAGCTATTACTTTGACTCACATGCGCATTTGACAGGCAAGTCAATGGTATCTCTGGTAGATGAGGTATTAGCTAGAGCCACAGTCGCAGGAATTAAAAAAGTGGTCAACATCTGCACAGATGTTGCATCACTTGAACAAGGCGTTTTGCTTGCAAAGCGTTATCCTTGGGTGCACAATGCGGCTTCCTCTCCTCCCCATGATGTGGAAAAAGAAGGTGAAACTTTCTTTCCCATCGTGGAAGAGCATGCTAAAGCTGGGCATTTAGTTGCGATTGGAGAAACAGGGTTGGATTATTATTACTATCATGCGACCGCTGAAGTCCAAAAAATATACTTGAGAAAATACTTTCAATTGGCTCGAGAAACACATTTGCCAGTGGTCATTCATTGTCGCGATGCATTTAAGGACTTTTTTAGTATTCTGGATGAAGAATATGTTTGGAATGGAAAACATGGACCAGGTGTTCTACATTGCTTTACAGGAACTCTTGCGGAAGCCAAAGAAGTGGTTGAGCGAGGGTGGTATTTGTCATTAAGCGGTATTGCAACATTTAAAAAAAGTGAAGAACTTCGTCAGGTGGCTAAAATGGTTCCTTTGGAGCAATTGTTAATTGAAACAGATTCTCCGTATTTGGCTCCCCAAAGCAAGCGAGGAAAACCTAACGAACCTGCTTATTTAACAGAAACCGCTCAAATACTTGCAGATGTCAAAGATATTTCAATCGATGCCTTTCGTCAGCAAACAGCTCTGAATGCTTGTTTGCTATTTAATTTAAAGGAGTCCTCAGCATTCTAGTGTGCGGCAATGCAGCCCCCCGCTTAAGTTTATGTAATCATGGGATTCTTTATCGATATCAGCCGTGGTTTCAAGGATTCTGTTAAGCGGACTTCCGCAGAAGTAAGCAGAATTGATGCCTGCAGATTGAAGAATGAGCGTAAAGGTGTCACGCAAATAACTTTCTCCTGGAATGCCTTTGAAGCCATTTGTGATGATAAAATCTCCTGAATTTCCTTTTCCAGCTATCGCATTCATATAGTTAATGGTATATTCAGAATTGATATAAATGCCAGGAATGGGGATGACGATGAAATCTTTTTTTTCTAATTCTTCCTGTATCCTCTGAAGGCGCATTTCATCTCTTTCTCGAAGTAACAGAGCATGTTCTAAAAATGATTCCAATGTTTTTCTTTCTAAAAAAGACAAACGAGCTTGGGATAAAATGTGTTCTAACGTCTGGGTTGTGACATGATGACTTTGTAAAAAAATCACCCCATTGGGGGCAGGAAGAACGAACATATCAATGTGAAGATCCAGTTGATTTTGTTGAAAACCGTAAGCGGGTTCCAAAATAACGAGTGGATAACCGAGTTCTTTTTCCATGGTGTCTTTAATCACTTCGATCTTTGCGATTGCTTTAGAAGCATCTGCATTTGAAACGCTTCTATTCAAGACATGTTTAAGTGTTTTTTTTGTCTTGTTTATCAGTTCTTCAGTCAAGATCCCTTGATTTTCTAGTTGTTCAATTTTTTCTATTATGCGTTGCTGCAAGATGCGGTCATTAAAAGTATGGTGAGCCTCCGCGATTAAATAGGAGTAAGTCACGTTTAATCCCCCACTCAAAACCATCATGTAACCTTGCGTATTGATGGCATGTAAAAGATTACCTCCTTCAAAGTAAAAAGTGGCGCATTTGTATTGAAAAGGAAGAGCACTCGGTTCAAGCGCATCTAAATACCGATTATTGTAAGCCTCTCCCATTAAATGATGGCGCAAAGTAAAAGAGGGCGTAAAATAAGTACATGACTTAGGCAAAATCTTTTTTAAGCACGTTTCAGAAATCGTTCTTGGTTTTTTTTCTGTCCCAATAAAAGGGGTGAGCATTTCTTGTGAGGGCAATCGAAAAAAGCAATCTCTAATCCAAGAAATTCGATTTTCTAAAGCATATGTGGAAAATCCTTCTATTTTAGAAATACTTTTCAAAGAGTTAGAAAGTGTTGTTGCTGGATTGTCAGACTGTTCGAAAAAGAGGGTTTTAAATTCCCAGTAGGAAGATTTAAATTTTTGAATTTCTTGTGTGTTTACTAAACTTTGCAATAATTGTCTTTTCTCTGAGGATACGTGATGTGGGTTTAAACCTAGCTTTATGGGCGTTTTGGTTGACAAGGCTTTGATAAAAGTACATTCGATTTTGTTAAGCGATTTTCCTTCATTCTTCTGTTTTAAATAATACCGGTAAAAAAGATGAAAAGAGTCATCGTGTTTGGCCATCAAAGAAGCCACATAATTTGCTCGACATAGGGTTTCCTTACATCTCGTTTGAAGACAGAAACCCATCAATTTTAAAAAAAAGGCACTTGTTTTTGTAGGGTACTCTTCAGAATCTGATTGTTTTTGATCTTTTTCAGCATAACAAGGAAGCCTGACTAAGCTATGATTGGAATATTTAAGTGCAATGCTTATCAATTTTTTTATTATTTCATCTTTGGAATCTTCAAAAACTTCCTCTAGACGACAATAGAGATAACTTGGATCTTTGATCCAAAACAAAATGCAGGCATAGACAGCTAATAAATATTCATTGTAAGAGGCAGAAGGAATAGAATCTTTATCATCAAAATTCTTTAATAATAAAAATTGAAAAACACTGAGATTCTCATATCCTTTAGCTCTGATGAGAAATTGTTTCTTCTCGCGGCAGCTAAGCAATTCATAGATCTCAGAAAAAATGCTAATTAAGGCTTTATTTGTATTCTTTTGATTACTCTTGATCATTTTTAACAAGGTTTTTGCCCATCGATGCTTCGCTTTGGGATAGTTATTAAACCAGAGGTACAAATTTTTAATTGCTGTTTTATGATGGTTTTTAATTAGGTGAACAAAAAGCGCATCTAAGAGTTTCGAATAGGATTTTTCATTTTTTTCAAATATGCGATGAAGAAGAGGATCTATTAAAGTTGCATGATGGGCCATCAGAAAGCAAAAGAATGAGACATCGTGTGTTTGAATGGAATAGTTGAAAAATGCAATCCCTCCTCCATTTTCTTTAAATAATAGATGTGGATAAGCTTCAAACAAGCGAATACAGAGT
Encoded proteins:
- a CDS encoding ExbD/TolR family protein is translated as MGSFRRRYAKSTIEEPVINLTPLIDVVFVILIMFIIIAPLVEMEQIELAHASQASKDVSSVQANSPIHIHVKRDNTVFLNKELVSLVDLPTLLLRQKQAFPDASPQLFHDQSAYFGTYQQVKNAAEEAGFAKMDVILNPS
- a CDS encoding MotA/TolQ/ExbB proton channel family protein translates to MFVKKLLSNSNPFFNAFINSDTLGKGIFIALILLSIISWIIILFKVLQARTAESSASNFYQLFQSNKYSPLNIEYNGISENPFYSLYSTMKKYTLEILNKNRRFAAQENASSYLSKADLAFIENHVFSEVTQQIKQLEKNLFFLSTIVSLAPFLGLLGTVWGILMTFSELHGNAAGTHQMVLGGLSMALATTVLGLIDAIPALVGYNYLKNRFHDFEMQLEGFANEILASVEMQYRRVDTQ
- a CDS encoding TatD family hydrolase, coding for MKVITNESYYFDSHAHLTGKSMVSLVDEVLARATVAGIKKVVNICTDVASLEQGVLLAKRYPWVHNAASSPPHDVEKEGETFFPIVEEHAKAGHLVAIGETGLDYYYYHATAEVQKIYLRKYFQLARETHLPVVIHCRDAFKDFFSILDEEYVWNGKHGPGVLHCFTGTLAEAKEVVERGWYLSLSGIATFKKSEELRQVAKMVPLEQLLIETDSPYLAPQSKRGKPNEPAYLTETAQILADVKDISIDAFRQQTALNACLLFNLKESSAF
- the tolB gene encoding Tol-Pal system protein TolB; translated protein: MSLKHTSFYLFLFSLLTFQMAIAFEEEKNLVVRLNMDDQLVPIYVAETHSEMSHLEAAYVKKLTSILQFDLNHNGMTYVCSSEKKWNALTKNPLQFTEEQWQNLPFQGIIKLFLNQQHLSGEIALKDSHAIKRFEGLALSGNLNDDRKVMHQIADTLYKALFHQPGIATSRVLYTVKTPDRSTQEKKWISEIWEADYDGYNPRKLTTHKTVGYCVTPSYIPAKPGFSSGSMIYTSYKNGQPKIYVAQVNEGIGRRLNYVRGNQLMPTVSPQRDQIAFICDVGGNPDLFIQPFSIEKGAEGKPRQIFSCGQSVQGTPTFSPDGKKLAFASNKDGSPRVYILDIPKENVLLKDIKPKLITKYSRESTAPSWSPDGTKIAYSSLTQGTRQIWVYDLRKQEEKQITFGSGHKENPSWSPNSKMLIYNCTDSQSNCLYLVGLQNSKPTKVGASEGEKHYPSWGG
- a CDS encoding peroxiredoxin; this translates as MGVLVGKKAPDFIAKAVVENKIVQDFSLSQYRGKNVVLFFYPLDFTFVCPTELHAFQEKLAEFEKRNTQVIGCSVDSPYSHYAWINTPKSKGGIEGITYPIVSDINKSIARDYDVLIEAEGIAYRGLFLIDTEGTVRHQVVNDLPLGRSVEEAIRILDALLNFEQHGEVCPANWQVGKKSMLPTPEGLEKYFAFQA
- a CDS encoding MBL fold metallo-hydrolase, whose translation is MIISAFPTGPFETNAYVVGCPQTHQAAIIDPGVGSAKVIASYLTSRKLTPTSILLTHSHWDHIAEVSLLSNQYHIPVAIHPLDVPNLEKPGSDGLPCWVSFAGVIPDQLLHEGQLLKIGELTFTVIHTPGHSPGSICFYCPQEHLLFSGDTLFQGTIGNLSFPTSQPEKMWDSLDKLTKLPAITRVYPGHGPETTIGAESWLPDARKLFDH
- a CDS encoding protein-disulfide reductase DsbD family protein — encoded protein: MIPGFSLYSDAVPESSPVKIELIYDQSSLQADVPFWVGIRLQHQEGCHSYWKNPGDAGFATHIDWNLPQNIQAGEIEWPIPQKFSSNSTVGMGYEGDILLLTKMTPTKEFAGGNVEVKAVIHWLVCSDANCMPGETEVTLTLPVHPNSQSNMWKEMVSSAVEKLPTNHEKIRAVRKDGLIVIHLSGVDQIASPTSAFFPETAELVDLKKEPIATSTSNSAGEYLITMAEGSSASDRLKGVLLLHNVSESEPIALNIDLPIHGDEKALIGFVDPQDLKKAVVLGNQSNDEIASTGSEFEGGLGLALLFAFVGGMILNLMPCVLPVISFKVLSFVKMSGQNRLLVLKHGMMFTLGVLVSFWALAIAMLVLQVYGKSVGWGFQLQEPIFVVILATGLMIFALSLFGIFEFGTFFASLAGQAQANPGTKKEGLSGSFFSGVLATAVATPCTGPFLGSAIGFAVTLPPVYALLVFTCLGLGMAFPYLLLSFFPSLLAFLPKPGNWMVTFKELMGFMMMATVLWLLWVYSAQTSSMALLMVLFAFLLITLGFWAYGRWGTLINSKRTRFLSGAFALTCLMVGCYTVYLSASLPPETSIASYEKGEWEPFSAERVAELQKQGVPVFIDFTAKWCLICQTNHLVLSMEKVENKFQELGVVKMKADWTSNDEEITKVLRQFGRNGVPLYLLYGASEGSPTILPQVLTPDVVIEHLSAVEGDLKKIASSEGDSLESNH